A single Phragmites australis chromosome 4, lpPhrAust1.1, whole genome shotgun sequence DNA region contains:
- the LOC133915348 gene encoding protein PHLOEM PROTEIN 2-LIKE A10-like, translating into MDRLVAFSRRRRRWLLLVAAGAATVIGAYKIYHHPAVAARRRRLVRLAAAVAAFADAAASSADAAALVASDLADFVRSDSDELPRSVTQLAKLAASPEVSATVSALSEAVTAGILRGVGSSNSGPGSGGSVALSDRLVDKLFSDSGERLASAVAGSFARHLVLAFYSVPSPPGEASSTMWVNVVATGRCRKAISNWVEVFVGTAVREFIDKTIHINTYEQLFEGLTNPKHDAKVKGLLVSVCNGAVETLVKTTHHVMSSTNDKLYSSGSGSGNSNVGVGEGWVETVSSTLEVPSNRKFVLDVTGRVTFETVRSFLEFILWKLQDGARKGGGTVVDSGLRVVRYMSDKSMVIATICITLCLHVLNGTRLLVTA; encoded by the coding sequence ATGGACCGCCTCGTCGCCttctcccgccgccgccgccgctggctcCTCCTCGTGGCGGCCGGCGCAGCGACGGTCATCGGCGCGTACAAGATCTACCACCACCCCGCggtcgccgcccgccgccgccgcctcgtccgCCTGGCCGCCGCGGTCGCGGCCttcgccgacgccgccgcctcGTCCGCGGACGCCGCGGCGCTGGTGGCCTCCGACCTCGCCGATTTCGTCCGGTCCGACTCGGACGAGCTCCCCCGCAGCGTCACGCAGCTCGCCAAGCTCGCCGCCTCCCCCGAGGTCTCCGCCACCGTCTCCGCCCTATCCGAGGCCGTCACCGCGGGGATACTCCGCGGCGTAGGATCCTCAAACTCCGGCCCCGGATCCGGCGGTAGCGTGGCCCTCTCCGATCGCCTGGTGGACAAGCTCTTCTCCGACTCCGGCGAGCGCCTTGCGTCCGCCGTCGCCGGGAGCTTCGCCCGCCATCTCGTGCTCGCCTTCTACTCCGTTCCGTCGCCTCCGGGGGAGGCCTCCTCCACGATGTGGGTCAACGTGGTTGCGACTGGGAGGTGCCGGAAGGCGATTAGCAACTGGGTTGAGGTCTTCGTGGGCACCGCCGTGAGGGAGTTCATTGACAAGACCATCCACATCAACACCTACGAGCAGCTCTTCGAAGGGCTCACCAATCCGAAACACGATGCTAAGGTCAAGGGATTGCTTGTTTCGGTGTGCAATGGGGCTGTCGAGACTTTGGTGAAGACCACTCACCATGTCATGTCCAGTACCAATGATAAATTGTATAGCAGTGGCAGTGGCAGTGGCAATAGCAATGTTGGAGTTGGGGAAGGGTGGGTGGAGACAGTGTCGAGCACGCTGGAAGTTCCTAGCAACAGGAAGTTCGTGCTTGATGTCACTGGGAGGGTAACATTTGAGACAGTGAGgtcatttttggaatttattctTTGGAAGTTGCAAGATGGGGCAAGGAAGGGCGGGGGCACCGTGGTTGACAGTGGGCTGCGCGTTGTAAGGTATATGAGCGATAAGTCTATGGTTATCGCCACGATATGTATTACATTGTGTTTGCATGTGTTAAATGGGACTAGGCTCTTGGTAACAGCTTGA
- the LOC133915344 gene encoding BTB/POZ domain-containing protein At3g50780-like, producing the protein MTELKVGNLDARTTNIRNVPIAVIPEGFWCCPSQAVLQKTVKNQNQQAKPKGGASPPASKASSIQRAPTISSERRTHSTPTKSKIILEEQRCLSADNATTNPPKAVNERPPKQHKISVGFGQLEMSDLKVVLYGKDGVAVKMSVHKNILAENSTFFADKLSRQSPVSSIEVPDCEDVEIYVETVGLMYCSDVKQRLIKQSVPRVLRILKVAESLGFRTCVMSCLDYLEAVPWVGEEEENVVSSVRNLQSDNYGVSPVLKRVASDLTIPPNDTFSHIIELVLKSNEDRGRREMKSLVLKLLKENSTSRTSGSSDLCAETLYRSCQNCLESLLALFQQASDSDFAEQSLGIKEPVFRQIALEADNLLWLAEILSDRNAADALAVMWANQRELAGLHSKLPVKSRHLVSCVTARLFVAIGKGEMLPAKDTRRLLLDVWLQPLMDDYNWLQHGCRSFDRKVVEEGIGRTILTLPLEDQQMILLSWLGSFLKVGDSCPNLQKAFEVWWRRTFIRPYAEQQGSRSQSGRS; encoded by the exons ATGACAGAGTTGAAGGTTGGAAATCTCGACGCCCGAACAACAAATATCAGGAATGTCCCCATTGCTGTAATCCCAGAAGGATTCTGGTGCTGCCCGTCCCAGGCCGTGCTCCAGAAGACGGTGAAGAACCAAAACCAGCAGGCAAAACCCAAAGGGGGTGCCTCCCCTCCTgcgtcaaaggcctcgtcgattCAGAGGGCACCAACAATCTCATCAGAGAGAAGAACACATTCGACCCCGACAAAGTCTAAAATCATTTTGGAGGAACAAAGGTGCTTATCAGCAGACAATGCCACAACTAATCCACCAAAGGCAGTGAATGAAAGGCCACCAAAGCAACATAAGATATCTGTTGGATTTGGCCAGCTTGAGATGAGTGACTTGAAGGTTGTGCTGTATGGCAAGGATGGGGTTGCGGTAAAGATGAGTGTCCACAAGAACATCCTAGCTGAAAATAGTACCTTCTTTGCTGATAAGCTCTCGAGGCAATCCCCAGTGTCGAGTATAGAGGTGCCTGATTGTGAGGATGTGGAGATTTATGTTGAGACTGTTGGGTTGATGTACTGCAGTGATGTCAAGCAGAGGCTGATCAAGCAAAGTGTTCCACGTGTTCTTCGAATCTTGAAG GTTGCAGAATCATTAGGTTTCCGAACATGCGTCATGTCATGCTTAGATTACTTGGAAGCGGTCCCTTGggttggggaagaagaggagaatGTGGTCTCATCTGTTCGGAATCTGCAGAGTGATAATTACGGCGTTAGCCCTGTACTGAAGAGGGTAGCTTCTGATTTAACGATCCCACCAAATGACACATTCTCACACATCATTGAATTAGTTTTGAAAAGCAACGAGGACAGAGGGCGGCGTGAGATGAAGTCCTTGGTGCTGAAACTTCTGAAGGAGAATAGCACTAGCCGTACCAGTGGATCTTCTGACTTATGTGCTGAAACTCTCTACAGATCATGCCAGAACTGCCTGGAGTCCTTGTTGGCCTTGTTTCAACAAGCATCTGACAGTGATTTTGCCGAGCAATCTCTGGGTATTAAAGAGCCGGTTTTCCGACAAATTGCTCTAGAAGCAGACAATCTCCTTTGGTTAGCTGAGATTTTATCTGACAGGAATGCTGCTGATGCGTTAGCAGTCATGTGGGCTAACCAACGTGAGCTGGCTGGGTTGCACTCCAAGTTACCAGTCAAGTCGCGCCACCTTGTCAGCTGCGTCACGGCGAGGCTCTTCGTAGCAATTGGGAAAGGAGAGATGCTTCCTGCAAAGGACACACGGCGACTTCTCTTGGATGTCTGGTTGCAGCCTCTCATGGATGATTATAACTGGTTGCAGCACGGTTGCAGGTCGTTTGACCGTAAAGTGGTGGAGGAAGGGATCGGGCGGACTATCTTGACGCTCCCGCTGGAGGATCAGCAGATGATACTGCTCTCGTGGCTCGGGAGCTTCTTGAAGGTTGGGGACAGCTGCCCCAATCTCCAGAAGGCCTTTGAGGTGTGGTGGAGGAGGACTTTCATAAGGCCTTATGCTGAGCAACAAGGGAGTAGATCGCAATCGGGTCGGAGTTGA
- the LOC133915343 gene encoding small ribosomal subunit protein uS9c-like, giving the protein MALFVSSLAAAFSHLCLPPTSTSKPHPSPLLRLHSTSTSGRAARLALRASAAEPELPAEEVVAVEEEAEEDALSGLALRKYVKQRLPGGFAAQRITATGRRKTAIARVVLQEGTGRVFINFRDAKEYLQGNPMWMEYCKVPLATLGFEKNYDVFVKVHGGGLSGQAQAICLGVARALVKISNANRVPLRSEGLLTRDTRIVERKKAGLKKARKRPQFSKR; this is encoded by the exons ATGGCGCTCTTCGTctcctccctcgccgccgccttctcccACCTCTGCCTCccccccacctccacctccaagCCCCACCCGTCCcctctcctccgcctccactccacctccacctccggcCGCGCCGCTCGCCTCGCGCTCCGCGCCTCCGCGGCCGAGCCGGAACTGCCCGCGGAGGAGGTGGTagccgtggaggaggaggcggaggaggatgcGCTGTCGGGGTTGGCGCTGCGGAAGTACGTGAAGCAGCGGCTGCCGGGGGGATTCGCGGCGCAGCGGATCACTGCCACGGGCCGTCGCAAGACGGCCATCGCCCGCGTCGTGCTCCAGGAGGGCACCGGCAGGGTCTTCATTAACTTCCGGGACGCCAAG GAGTATTTGCAGGGAAATCCAATGTGGATGGAGTACTGCAAGGTCCCCTTGGCGACTCTAGGGTTCGAGAAAAACTACGACGTCTTTGTCAAAGTTCACGGGGGTGGTCTCTCAGGCCAGGCCCAGGCGATTTGCCTCGGCGTCGCCCGTGCATTGGTGAAGATCAGCAATGCCAACAGAGTTCCTCTGAGGTCAGAAGGTTTGCTGACGAGAGACACCCGTATCGTTGAAAGGAAGAAGGCTGGTCTTAAGAAGGCACGCAAGCGCCCCCAGTTCTCGAAGCGTTGA
- the LOC133915347 gene encoding uncharacterized protein LOC133915347 — MSRGSKLRWLWRAPARALGRARDLYVRGLTGCARYVPAEAAFGYPVFVPASLSRSHSVAGSDWSAGGGSGDDLRDLVRAASQKRVDQRERERELQAVARSQSMAALSMARIDEDAPCEFGDGAGALYPRSQSCVGGAAGLRARGHLNVAAYG, encoded by the coding sequence ATGAGCCGAGGGAGCAAGCTGCGGTGGCTGTGGAGGGCGCCGGCGCGGGCGCTGGGCCGGGCGCGGGACCTGTACGTGCGGGGGCTGACGGGGTGCGCGCGCTACGTGCCCGCCGAAGCGGCGTTCGGGTACCCGGTGTTCGTGCCGGCGTCGCTGTCCAGGAGCCACAGCGTCGCCGGCTCCGACTGGAGCGCGGGCGGCGGCTCAGGGGACGACCTCCGCGACCTCGTGCGCGCCGCGTCGCAGAAGCGCGTCGAccagcgggagcgggagcgggagctgCAGGCCGTGGCCAGGAGCCAGAGCATGGCCGCGCTTTCCATGGCGCGGATCGACGAGGACGCGCCGTGCGAGTTCGGCGATGGCGCCGGCGCGCTGTACCCGAGGAGCCAGAGCTGCGTCGGCGGGGCCGCGGGGCTGAGGGCCCGCGGTCACCTGAACGTGGCGGCGTATGGCTGA
- the LOC133915346 gene encoding probable calcium-binding protein CML41 codes for MAKRLSRKRSFRLGLPFFCGQSDAASPGAAVTRSSSSSFGRGSGSGSGSGSSSSRRQCELQRIFQHFDRDNDGKISGAELRAFFVSMGDDMPSWGPGDGDGYMLDFAGFVALMEREGGQEEDLRRAFEVFNAVESAGRITARGLQRVLAQLGDQRSVADCEAMIRAYDVDGDGGLDFHEFQRMMS; via the coding sequence ATGGCGAAGCGACTGTCGCGCAAACGGAGCTTCAGGCTCGGCCTGCCGTTCTTCTGCGGGCAGTCCGACGCGGCGAGCCCCGGCGCAGCCGTCACGcggtcctcctcgtcgtcgtttGGCAGGGGGTCCGGGTCCGGGTCCGGGTCCGGGTCCAGCTCCAGCAGAAGGCAGTGCGAGCTGCAGAGGATCTTCCAGCACTTCGACCGGGACAACGACGGCAAGATCTCCGGCGCCGAGCTGCGCGCGTTCTTCGTGTCCATGGGCGACGACATGCCGTCGTGGGGACCGGGAGACGGCGACGGGTACATGCTGGACTTCGCCGGGTTCGTGGCGCTGATGGAGCGGGAGGGCGGCCAGGAGGAGGACCTGCGGAGGGCGTTCGAGGTGTTCAACGCCGTGGAGTCCGCCGGCAGGATCACGGCCAGGGGGCTGCAGAGGGTGCTCGCCCAGCTCGGCGACCAGCGGTCCGTCGCCGACTGCGAGGCCATGATACGGGCCTACGacgtcgacggcgacggcggcctcgACTTCCACGAGTTCCAGAGGATGATGAGCTAG